Proteins encoded within one genomic window of Phototrophicus methaneseepsis:
- a CDS encoding ABC transporter permease — MIQNTSAQPTTQPTTHQVAKQRDALSPLEATTLKYRRPHRGRLRFRPRLRRLAPIVTLALVILTWQLMYAAQLYPTFLVPAPVSVLETFYAKLVDGTLPHHFGVTLAETALGLFIGVMVGSILGYVIANVPILEDVLSPVIVAFQSTPTIAYAPLLILWFGNGIQSKVIIVVIIVFFPTMMNTIVGLRAVPRGLRDVVCSLNASRWQMFTKLELPAGLAVLLTGLKTSATLAVIGAVVGEFVSVSDGLGSMVAIARNQFNTPLVYAGVITLSLMALALYSLVSLLEKRFLRWRRYSRV; from the coding sequence TTGATTCAGAATACGTCTGCACAGCCAACCACACAGCCCACTACGCATCAAGTTGCCAAGCAGCGCGATGCATTGTCGCCACTTGAGGCAACAACTCTGAAGTATCGCCGGCCTCATCGTGGTCGGCTTCGCTTCAGGCCGCGCTTGCGTCGGCTTGCGCCCATTGTGACGCTCGCGCTGGTCATTTTGACGTGGCAACTCATGTATGCCGCTCAACTTTATCCGACATTCCTCGTGCCAGCACCTGTTTCCGTCCTGGAAACTTTCTACGCGAAGTTGGTTGATGGCACGCTGCCGCATCATTTTGGCGTCACCTTAGCCGAGACGGCGCTTGGCCTCTTCATTGGGGTGATGGTTGGGTCTATTCTGGGCTATGTCATTGCGAATGTACCTATTCTGGAAGATGTCCTTTCACCTGTAATTGTAGCTTTTCAATCGACGCCGACGATTGCTTATGCGCCGCTGCTGATCTTGTGGTTTGGCAATGGCATCCAGAGCAAAGTGATTATCGTGGTGATTATCGTTTTCTTCCCGACTATGATGAATACAATCGTTGGTCTGAGAGCCGTACCACGGGGTTTACGTGATGTCGTGTGCTCTTTGAATGCTTCTCGCTGGCAGATGTTCACCAAGCTGGAACTTCCTGCCGGGTTGGCTGTCTTGCTTACAGGTTTGAAGACGAGCGCCACCTTGGCCGTGATCGGCGCTGTGGTTGGGGAATTTGTGAGCGTCAGTGATGGGTTAGGGTCAATGGTGGCGATTGCACGTAATCAGTTCAATACGCCGCTGGTCTACGCTGGTGTGATTACCCTGAGTTTGATGGCGTTAGCGTTATACAGCCTTGTAAGCTTGCTGGAAAAGCGCTTTTTGCGCTGGCGACGCTATAGCCGTGTTTGA
- a CDS encoding ABC transporter substrate-binding protein has translation MLKRLIVLLVVCCLLVPMSAAQEERVQEEFLMTFVPNIQFAPLYVAVEKGYFTEAGAEISMSYLNEPDVIDLVAAGQANFGMASGEQVILAAAQARPIVYVYEWYQDYPIGIVVDAASGIETVADLAGLRVGLPGRFGASYSGLTALLLANGLMESDIDLQEIGYSAPDVFCLGGAIDAATVYTNNEPLQIQARADAGECGDISEIRVITVGSVADLVSNGFITSTSMIEEDPDYVSQIIAAFDQGLQDTINNPAEAYLLSASYIEGLPLSEAIESALTTLSEEQAAFLADEPTQEEIAASRDHMVEVLAESVDDPAELIQFQVLLASIDLWDTDQLGYSELSSWQNMQDTLIELGALAEPVALESLFSNDFLPTED, from the coding sequence ATGCTAAAACGTCTGATTGTTTTGTTGGTTGTATGCTGCTTGCTCGTGCCAATGAGCGCTGCACAAGAAGAACGGGTTCAGGAAGAATTCCTGATGACGTTTGTGCCCAATATTCAATTTGCGCCGCTTTATGTAGCCGTTGAAAAAGGCTATTTCACCGAAGCAGGTGCAGAAATCAGTATGTCTTATCTGAATGAACCTGATGTCATTGATCTGGTGGCGGCAGGGCAGGCTAACTTCGGCATGGCGAGCGGCGAGCAAGTGATTCTCGCGGCTGCACAGGCGCGGCCAATCGTCTACGTCTATGAATGGTACCAGGATTATCCGATTGGCATCGTTGTTGATGCTGCGAGTGGTATCGAAACAGTTGCGGATCTGGCCGGGTTACGCGTCGGCTTGCCGGGACGTTTTGGGGCGTCTTACAGCGGCCTGACGGCTTTGTTGCTGGCGAATGGCCTCATGGAGAGCGATATTGACCTTCAGGAAATTGGTTACTCTGCGCCGGATGTCTTTTGCCTGGGTGGCGCGATTGATGCAGCGACAGTCTATACGAATAATGAACCGCTGCAAATTCAGGCACGCGCAGATGCAGGGGAATGCGGCGATATTAGCGAGATTCGCGTGATTACGGTTGGCTCTGTGGCGGACTTGGTTTCCAATGGGTTTATCACCAGCACAAGCATGATCGAAGAAGACCCAGATTACGTCAGCCAGATCATTGCTGCCTTCGATCAGGGATTGCAGGATACGATCAATAATCCGGCTGAAGCTTATTTGTTGAGCGCAAGCTATATTGAGGGGTTGCCACTCTCAGAAGCGATAGAAAGCGCCCTGACGACGCTTTCAGAGGAACAAGCGGCTTTCCTGGCGGATGAACCGACGCAGGAAGAAATTGCCGCCAGCCGGGACCATATGGTTGAGGTGCTTGCTGAATCTGTCGATGATCCGGCGGAATTAATCCAGTTCCAGGTGCTGCTTGCCTCCATTGATCTATGGGATACTGATCAACTTGGCTATAGCGAGCTGTCGAGTTGGCAAAATATGCAGGATACGTTGATTGAGCTTGGTGCTCTGGCGGAACCTGTGGCGCTGGAATCACTCTTTAGTAATGACTTCCTGCCAACAGAAGACTAG
- a CDS encoding sensor histidine kinase — protein MAEPLVAILGVIIAALVYILYRQRRLFEHQQQALQDAQRSASSLTDAMKESERDAARLREELAKERERIHALRQQAQKQDLVLANLTEQISKSEEDSLQSKALYSTIANVAYDLVFLLDEDMTVIALNKAADTFFDQKNPIGEKFTDIVDAPEFDMIIRGALDEYSFEEQLTYHGQYYKVRTQLMPYSDGKRFIGVAMQNITQLVRLNRARRDMVANISHELRNPIATIRLKIDSLFDQDSKVKRKDSIQALRDIDTQTDSLERMVQELLDLSMIESGQALMKLVPQPLHEIVQEAVARQQEHLDVKSLKTVTHIPQRIEVLADRDHIRRVFVNLIGNAIKYSPEKESIMISAQTNEDEVLISIFDNGPGVPDDQRERIFERFYQVDTARSKREGSGLGLAISKHIVEHHGGRIWAEGNSQGSGGRFMFTLLNANPSEPGPEMDRGQHDFPLQPGVVTSDLAATSEDAETQETSEEENIEA, from the coding sequence ATGGCTGAACCATTGGTTGCCATCCTGGGTGTCATTATTGCTGCGCTGGTGTATATATTATATCGCCAGCGTCGTTTGTTTGAGCATCAGCAGCAGGCATTGCAAGACGCCCAGAGATCGGCTTCTTCACTTACAGATGCAATGAAAGAATCCGAGCGTGATGCCGCTCGGCTCAGAGAAGAATTGGCGAAAGAGCGTGAACGTATCCATGCTTTGCGTCAACAAGCTCAAAAACAGGATCTTGTCCTGGCGAACCTGACTGAGCAAATCTCAAAATCAGAGGAAGACTCGTTACAGAGCAAAGCGCTGTATTCAACAATCGCAAATGTCGCATATGACCTGGTCTTCCTCCTGGATGAGGATATGACGGTTATTGCTCTTAACAAAGCGGCGGATACTTTCTTCGACCAGAAAAACCCCATCGGTGAAAAGTTCACAGATATTGTTGACGCGCCGGAATTCGATATGATCATCCGGGGGGCCTTGGACGAATACAGCTTTGAAGAGCAGTTGACCTATCATGGGCAGTATTATAAAGTCCGCACGCAGTTGATGCCTTACAGCGATGGTAAGCGTTTCATCGGTGTTGCCATGCAGAATATTACGCAGTTGGTTCGTTTGAACCGGGCCAGACGTGATATGGTCGCGAATATCTCTCATGAGCTGCGTAACCCCATTGCAACAATCCGCCTAAAGATCGACAGCCTATTTGATCAGGATTCCAAGGTGAAGCGCAAAGACAGTATCCAGGCTTTGCGCGATATTGACACTCAGACGGATTCCCTGGAACGTATGGTGCAAGAACTTCTCGATCTGTCGATGATTGAATCGGGTCAGGCTTTGATGAAGCTCGTGCCACAGCCATTGCATGAGATTGTTCAAGAAGCCGTTGCACGGCAGCAAGAACATTTAGATGTGAAGTCATTGAAGACTGTGACCCATATCCCACAGCGTATCGAAGTGCTGGCTGACCGGGATCACATCCGGCGTGTGTTTGTGAACCTGATCGGTAATGCGATTAAATACTCACCGGAAAAAGAATCCATCATGATCAGTGCCCAGACGAATGAAGATGAAGTGCTTATCAGCATCTTCGACAATGGGCCCGGCGTGCCGGATGATCAGCGAGAACGTATTTTTGAGCGCTTCTATCAGGTCGATACAGCGCGCTCTAAGCGCGAAGGTAGCGGCTTGGGGCTTGCCATCTCCAAGCATATTGTTGAGCATCATGGTGGGCGCATCTGGGCGGAAGGCAACAGCCAGGGCAGCGGTGGGCGCTTTATGTTCACGCTGTTGAATGCAAACCCGAGTGAACCCGGTCCTGAGATGGACCGTGGACAGCATGATTTCCCCTTGCAGCCCGGTGTCGTAACAAGTGATTTAGCCGCCACCAGCGAGGACGCCGAGACCCAAGAGACTAGCGAAGAAGAAAATATCGAAGCCTAG
- a CDS encoding ABC transporter ATP-binding protein: MQIAAKDVQVDYSAADGTLFRALGPVTMTVESGTFVALLGPSGCGKSTLIRALAGLEPVSGGELRIDGRGINGPSVKVGVMFQDANLMPWRTVSQNVALPLELRHADLEKRAVAVKRVLEPLGLAEFGDVYPGQLSGGMAQRVALGRVLVQEPEVLLLDEPFGALDALNREKISLDLLRIWAQRRQTVLMVTHDVNEAVLLSDRVFVMSQRPGHIIADIPVDLERPRSPEMIYEASFVAIAREVRSAIDTA, from the coding sequence ATGCAAATTGCTGCTAAAGATGTGCAGGTCGATTATTCTGCGGCGGATGGGACGCTTTTCAGAGCATTAGGGCCTGTGACGATGACGGTAGAGAGCGGCACCTTTGTCGCTCTCCTGGGGCCGAGCGGCTGTGGTAAGAGCACGCTCATACGTGCTCTTGCTGGCTTAGAACCTGTTTCCGGGGGCGAACTCCGTATTGATGGGCGGGGCATCAATGGGCCTTCTGTAAAAGTAGGGGTGATGTTCCAGGATGCGAACCTGATGCCCTGGCGCACTGTCTCTCAGAATGTCGCGCTGCCGTTGGAACTGCGCCATGCGGATTTAGAGAAGCGTGCTGTGGCCGTCAAGCGTGTGCTTGAGCCGCTTGGCCTTGCGGAATTTGGTGATGTGTATCCGGGACAGCTTTCCGGCGGCATGGCACAGCGTGTGGCCTTGGGGCGTGTGCTCGTGCAAGAGCCGGAAGTGCTGCTGCTAGATGAGCCTTTTGGTGCACTGGATGCCTTGAATCGAGAGAAGATCAGCCTGGATTTGCTGCGAATCTGGGCTCAGCGGCGGCAAACTGTCTTGATGGTGACGCATGATGTTAACGAGGCTGTGCTGCTCTCAGATCGTGTTTTTGTGATGAGTCAGCGTCCGGGACATATCATTGCCGATATACCTGTAGACCTTGAGCGCCCACGCAGCCCTGAGATGATTTATGAGGCTTCATTTGTAGCGATTGCGCGCGAGGTGCGATCCGCTA
- a CDS encoding response regulator transcription factor, whose amino-acid sequence MAKKILIIEDEQNLVNNLAEKLRAEGYNVMTALDGEAGWDKVRNEKPELIILDIMLPGLDGLSLCRMVRNEPTTKHIRIIMLTARGAEVDKIIGLESGADDYIVKPFGLGEFLARVRAVMRRPEPETTLQQDEMISDDLRLNMTGRRVFKSDDEVKLSNKEFDLLAELMRNKNAVLSRDLILTKVWGYDYFVDKRTVDVHIRWLREKIEDDPSNPRRIVTVRGVGYRFEG is encoded by the coding sequence ATGGCAAAGAAAATTCTCATCATCGAAGATGAACAGAATCTTGTCAACAACTTAGCCGAAAAGCTGCGTGCCGAAGGGTACAATGTCATGACAGCCCTTGATGGCGAAGCTGGTTGGGATAAGGTTCGCAATGAAAAACCGGAGCTGATTATCCTTGATATTATGCTGCCGGGCCTGGATGGGTTGAGCTTGTGCCGGATGGTCCGTAACGAGCCCACCACAAAGCATATCCGTATTATTATGTTGACGGCACGTGGCGCAGAGGTCGATAAGATCATTGGCCTTGAAAGCGGTGCTGACGATTATATCGTCAAGCCATTTGGCCTGGGTGAGTTCTTAGCTCGTGTTAGGGCTGTGATGCGCCGGCCAGAGCCTGAAACAACGCTCCAGCAAGATGAGATGATTTCCGACGATTTACGCCTCAATATGACAGGGCGGCGTGTCTTTAAGTCGGATGATGAAGTCAAGCTCAGCAATAAAGAGTTCGACTTATTAGCGGAATTGATGCGGAATAAGAATGCCGTTCTCTCCCGCGACCTCATCTTGACGAAGGTATGGGGCTATGATTATTTTGTAGATAAACGCACTGTCGATGTGCATATTCGGTGGCTGCGAGAGAAGATCGAGGATGATCCGTCGAACCCGCGCCGGATTGTGACAGTGCGAGGTGTTGGTTATCGATTTGAGGGGTGA
- a CDS encoding P1 family peptidase, whose amino-acid sequence MTLTNTLTDVPGIRVGHATDLLAATGCTVILCPPNTIGAVDVRGGAPGTRETDLLRPENSVQAVNAVVLAGGSAFGLNASTGVMRYLAEQGEGYRTATGQIVPIVVSAILFDLGIGQADVYPDAAMGYTACQAATSEEVAQGTIGAGTGAMLGAMMGPAQATKGGIGSASMAIGEELVVSAIVAVNAVGDVVGESGRIIAGLRDSQTDKFVGVLNMLRQMPPVAGDASGVENTVIGAIATNAKLTKAQAYKVAQMAHDGIARAVRPAHTPFDGDTIFALATGEVAAETAVVGAFAAEVMATAIRNAVHAATSLHGVRAIDNA is encoded by the coding sequence ATGACGTTGACGAATACGCTGACTGATGTGCCCGGTATCCGCGTTGGGCATGCGACGGACCTGTTAGCTGCAACGGGCTGCACGGTGATTTTATGCCCACCCAACACAATCGGCGCTGTGGATGTGCGGGGTGGTGCGCCTGGGACGCGGGAGACAGATCTCCTAAGACCGGAAAATAGCGTGCAGGCTGTGAATGCGGTGGTCCTGGCTGGTGGGAGCGCTTTTGGCTTGAATGCCTCTACGGGTGTGATGCGCTACCTGGCCGAACAGGGCGAAGGGTATCGGACAGCTACAGGGCAGATTGTCCCCATTGTTGTGAGTGCGATTTTGTTTGATCTGGGTATAGGGCAGGCAGATGTCTATCCAGATGCGGCGATGGGTTATACGGCATGTCAGGCGGCTACTTCAGAAGAAGTTGCACAGGGCACAATCGGCGCGGGGACGGGGGCTATGCTGGGTGCGATGATGGGGCCAGCCCAGGCAACCAAAGGCGGTATCGGCTCCGCTAGCATGGCAATTGGAGAAGAACTCGTCGTTTCCGCTATTGTGGCTGTTAACGCTGTCGGGGATGTCGTCGGTGAAAGTGGTCGTATCATTGCAGGTCTGCGTGATTCCCAGACGGATAAATTTGTAGGGGTATTAAATATGCTCCGGCAGATGCCACCTGTTGCTGGGGACGCATCTGGCGTGGAGAATACAGTAATCGGCGCCATTGCAACAAATGCGAAGCTGACGAAGGCGCAGGCTTATAAGGTCGCGCAAATGGCCCATGATGGTATTGCACGCGCTGTTCGCCCTGCGCACACGCCATTTGATGGAGATACCATTTTCGCCCTGGCGACGGGTGAAGTCGCTGCGGAAACGGCTGTTGTTGGTGCTTTTGCCGCTGAGGTGATGGCGACTGCTATCCGTAATGCGGTACACGCAGCAACGAGCCTCCATGGCGTAAGGGCTATAGATAACGCCTGA